The following coding sequences lie in one Microbacterium sp. XT11 genomic window:
- a CDS encoding ABC transporter ATP-binding protein: MIEFRNVTKRFPDGTLAVDDFSLVLPSRKTTVFVGSSGCGKTTLLRMINRMVEPTSGEVEIDGESVLGGDPVALRRRIGYVMQNSGLMPHFSVIDNVATVLRLNGVSRRAAHERARELLDTVGLDRGLAERYPSQLSGGQQQRVGVARGLAADPNILLMDEPFGAVDPIVRADLQQETIRLQRELDKTVVFVTHDIDEAFLLGDQVVILDKGARIVQVGSPSEIIENPADDFVAAFIGADRGRRALRLKQTPRGMVVVDTEGRTQGAIVGSDADGLTVAGGTTGPS, encoded by the coding sequence ATGATCGAGTTCCGCAACGTCACCAAGCGCTTCCCCGACGGGACCCTCGCCGTCGACGACTTCAGCCTCGTGCTGCCCTCGCGCAAGACCACCGTGTTCGTCGGATCATCGGGCTGCGGCAAGACCACGCTGCTGCGCATGATCAACCGCATGGTCGAGCCGACGAGCGGCGAGGTCGAGATCGACGGCGAGAGCGTGCTGGGCGGAGATCCCGTGGCGCTGCGGCGTCGCATCGGCTACGTCATGCAGAACTCGGGGCTCATGCCGCACTTCAGCGTGATCGACAACGTCGCGACGGTGCTGCGCCTCAACGGCGTCTCGCGCCGGGCCGCGCACGAGCGGGCTCGGGAGCTCCTCGACACCGTCGGCCTCGACCGCGGGCTCGCCGAGCGCTATCCCAGCCAGCTCTCCGGCGGTCAGCAGCAGCGGGTCGGGGTGGCACGCGGCCTCGCGGCCGACCCGAACATCCTGCTCATGGACGAGCCCTTCGGCGCCGTCGACCCCATCGTGCGCGCCGACCTGCAGCAGGAGACCATCCGGCTCCAGCGCGAGCTCGACAAGACGGTGGTGTTCGTGACGCACGACATCGACGAGGCGTTCCTGCTCGGCGACCAGGTCGTGATCCTCGACAAGGGCGCCCGCATCGTGCAGGTCGGCAGCCCCAGCGAGATCATCGAGAACCCCGCCGACGATTTCGTGGCCGCGTTCATCGGCGCCGATCGCGGACGCCGCGCGCTTCGCCTCAAGCAGACGCCACGCGGAATGGTGGTGGTCGACACCGAGGGGCGCACACAGGGTGCGATCGTGGGGTCGGATGCCGATGGCCTGACGGTCGCCGGCGGGACGACGGGACCGTCGTGA
- a CDS encoding ABC transporter permease yields the protein MTWVADNFGMILGLTLDHLRQSVIPIVVGFLISLPLGWVAWRYRLVRGPIVAVTGLLYTIPSLALLILLPSLFGYSARTDSNLVVALTIYAIAILVRAVADGLDSVDDDVRQAATAMGYAPLRRFFTVELPLAGPVILAGLRVTAVSTISLATVGILIGVQNLGYLFTDGLQRRIIAEVLSGVVAVVVIALIVDLVLLLLGRALMPWTRAASTSAPRIATVRAAA from the coding sequence GTGACCTGGGTCGCCGACAACTTCGGCATGATCCTCGGCCTCACGCTCGATCACCTGAGGCAGAGCGTCATCCCGATCGTGGTCGGATTCCTCATCTCGCTGCCGCTCGGCTGGGTGGCGTGGCGATACCGGCTCGTGCGCGGACCGATCGTCGCGGTGACCGGGCTGCTCTACACGATCCCCTCGCTCGCGCTCCTCATCCTGCTCCCGTCGCTGTTCGGCTACTCTGCCCGCACCGACTCGAACCTCGTCGTCGCGCTCACGATCTACGCGATCGCGATCCTCGTGCGCGCCGTCGCCGACGGTCTCGACTCGGTCGATGACGACGTGCGGCAGGCGGCCACGGCCATGGGCTACGCGCCCTTGCGTCGCTTCTTCACGGTCGAGCTGCCGCTCGCCGGCCCGGTGATCCTCGCCGGTCTGCGCGTCACGGCCGTGAGCACCATCTCGCTCGCGACGGTCGGCATCCTCATCGGCGTGCAGAACCTCGGGTACCTCTTCACCGACGGGCTGCAGCGCCGCATCATCGCCGAGGTGCTGTCGGGCGTCGTCGCCGTCGTCGTCATCGCGCTGATCGTCGACCTGGTGCTGCTCCTCCTCGGGCGCGCGCTCATGCCTTGGACTCGTGCGGCGAGCACGTCAGCGCCCCGCATCGCGACGGTGAGGGCTGCCGCATGA
- a CDS encoding ABC transporter permease, translated as MNLFADALAWLFLPERWQGAYSLPVLFGQHMLYTLISVLIAAVIALPAGWLIGHTGKGREIAVAISGAARAVPSFGLMVLLVLLLGVLHVPEAAIITFVLLAIPSLLAGAYTGLEAIDRRVIDAARAMGMTEWQIFTKVEVPLGLPLLVGGLRSALLQVIATVTIAAYVNLGGLGWPIIQGIPLRRFDQVLGGAILVALLALIVDLLLAAAQHAAVPAGVRTPRRVRRRPVVPAPASA; from the coding sequence ATGAACCTCTTCGCCGACGCACTCGCCTGGCTGTTCTTGCCCGAGCGGTGGCAGGGGGCGTACTCCCTGCCCGTGCTCTTCGGACAGCACATGCTCTACACGCTGATCTCGGTGCTCATCGCCGCCGTGATCGCCCTTCCGGCGGGATGGCTGATCGGCCACACCGGAAAGGGCCGTGAGATCGCGGTCGCCATCTCGGGCGCCGCGCGCGCCGTGCCGTCGTTCGGCCTCATGGTGCTGCTCGTGCTTCTGCTCGGTGTGCTGCACGTGCCCGAAGCCGCGATCATCACGTTCGTGCTGCTGGCGATCCCGTCGCTGCTGGCGGGCGCGTACACGGGGCTCGAAGCCATCGACCGCCGCGTGATCGATGCCGCGCGAGCCATGGGGATGACGGAGTGGCAGATCTTCACGAAGGTCGAGGTGCCGCTCGGGCTTCCGCTCCTCGTCGGAGGTCTCCGTTCCGCGCTGCTGCAGGTGATCGCGACCGTCACGATCGCCGCATACGTCAACCTCGGCGGATTGGGATGGCCGATCATCCAGGGCATCCCGCTGCGCAGGTTCGACCAGGTGCTCGGCGGTGCGATCCTCGTCGCCCTGCTCGCGCTGATCGTCGACCTCCTGCTCGCCGCGGCGCAGCACGCCGCCGTCCCAGCCGGAGTGCGCACGCCGCGCCGCGTCCGCCGCCGGCCCGTCGTTCCCGCTCCGGCATCCGCCTGA
- a CDS encoding ABC transporter substrate-binding protein — protein sequence MFTARKSRLVLAAGTAVAAALVLAGCASSNPLDTPSDSGSDSGGDGDTIVIGSQAYYSNEIIAEIYAQALEDVGFTVDRQFSIGQRDAYMPDVESGAIDLFPEYTGNLLEYLDDSATATSPDDVYAALKDALPDGLTALDYAEASDQDTYTVLKSFADEHGLKTIGDLSKVTTPVTIGAAPEFEQRPYGPAAAKEVYGVDLAFSATGPTTLESLLAGEIQVADIYSADPAFQTEGIVALEDPENIILASNVVPIASSDVADEIADVIDGISAKLTTEELVGLNVQSTVDQKSPEEIATGWLKDQGLV from the coding sequence ATGTTCACCGCACGAAAGTCACGTCTGGTCCTCGCCGCAGGCACGGCCGTCGCCGCTGCGCTGGTCCTCGCCGGCTGCGCGAGCAGCAATCCGCTCGACACCCCATCCGATTCCGGTTCCGACTCGGGAGGCGACGGCGACACCATCGTCATCGGCTCGCAGGCCTACTACTCCAACGAGATCATCGCCGAGATCTACGCGCAGGCGCTCGAAGACGTCGGCTTCACGGTCGACCGGCAGTTCAGCATCGGCCAGCGCGACGCGTACATGCCCGATGTGGAGTCGGGGGCGATCGACCTGTTCCCGGAGTACACCGGCAACCTGCTGGAGTACCTCGACGACAGCGCGACCGCGACGAGCCCCGACGACGTCTACGCGGCGCTGAAGGACGCGCTGCCCGACGGCCTCACGGCGCTCGACTACGCCGAGGCCTCGGATCAGGACACATACACGGTGCTCAAGAGCTTCGCCGACGAGCACGGTCTGAAGACGATCGGCGACCTGTCGAAGGTCACCACGCCCGTGACCATCGGTGCGGCGCCGGAGTTCGAGCAGCGCCCGTACGGGCCGGCCGCCGCGAAGGAGGTCTACGGCGTGGATCTCGCGTTCTCCGCGACGGGGCCGACCACGCTCGAGTCGCTGCTCGCCGGCGAGATCCAGGTGGCCGACATCTACTCGGCCGACCCGGCCTTCCAGACCGAGGGCATCGTGGCTCTCGAAGACCCCGAGAACATCATCCTCGCGTCGAACGTCGTCCCGATCGCATCGAGCGATGTCGCCGACGAGATCGCCGACGTCATCGACGGGATCAGCGCGAAGCTCACCACCGAGGAGCTCGTGGGTCTCAATGTGCAGAGCACGGTCGACCAGAAGTCTCCCGAGGAGATCGCCACGGGTTGGCTGAAGGACCAGGGGCTCGTCTGA
- a CDS encoding chorismate mutase, producing MTDAVDPNVELLRLRASIDNIDAALIFLLAERFRATQQVGQLKAEHRMPASDPRREEQQVARLRALAEEAHLDPEFAEKWFNFVVAEVIRHHTEAAESR from the coding sequence ATGACCGACGCCGTGGACCCGAACGTTGAACTGCTCCGGCTGCGCGCCAGCATCGACAACATCGACGCCGCCCTGATCTTCCTGCTCGCGGAACGGTTCCGTGCCACGCAGCAGGTCGGGCAGCTCAAGGCGGAGCATCGGATGCCGGCATCCGATCCGCGCCGGGAGGAGCAGCAGGTGGCGCGTCTGCGCGCACTTGCGGAGGAGGCGCACCTCGACCCGGAGTTCGCGGAGAAGTGGTTCAACTTCGTCGTGGCCGAGGTCATCCGCCATCACACGGAGGCGGCGGAGAGCCGCTGA
- a CDS encoding ROK family protein, producing the protein MLTSDDALDTQGSVRRANLRRALQLVFDSPGMQTRAGIARATGLTPATASSLVAELIEGRLVVEGEQAASTGGKRATTLRMDAGHHLILVIVIRPTDARISLVALDGAEVEAHSITYDAATRERRLDDELARIGAEYAGRLLIAGAQLPGATDGRRVLESVQLGWRDVPLADRFERLLDVPVLLVNDVDAEAIAEAALEEGASGHRLFLHIGVGIGAAVTLDGEPAPGPRDRAGEIGHVQVVFGDEARPCRCGRHGCLESASSMTAMLGEAFDDALDAASIRALADAADPALFDDAARALARTIKLIAAVLDAAEVVIGGPVRALGEPFLERVRAGVAYSATGTADVPVRYAAADGALSLGVAQIALTAALGVRWNPQQLRSASALS; encoded by the coding sequence ATGCTCACCAGCGATGACGCTCTCGACACCCAGGGTTCGGTGCGGCGCGCCAACCTCCGCCGAGCGCTGCAGTTGGTCTTCGACAGCCCGGGCATGCAGACGCGGGCCGGGATCGCCAGGGCGACCGGCCTCACGCCGGCCACGGCGTCGTCGCTCGTCGCGGAGCTCATCGAGGGCCGCCTCGTGGTCGAGGGGGAGCAGGCGGCGAGCACCGGGGGCAAGCGCGCGACCACGCTGCGCATGGATGCCGGTCACCACCTCATCCTCGTGATCGTGATCAGGCCGACGGACGCCCGCATCTCGCTCGTCGCCCTCGACGGCGCGGAGGTCGAGGCGCACAGCATCACCTACGACGCCGCGACGCGTGAGCGGAGACTCGACGACGAACTGGCGCGCATCGGGGCGGAGTACGCCGGACGGCTGCTGATCGCCGGTGCGCAGCTGCCAGGGGCCACCGACGGCAGGCGGGTGCTCGAGAGTGTGCAGCTCGGGTGGCGCGACGTGCCGCTCGCCGACCGGTTCGAGCGGCTCCTCGATGTGCCGGTGCTGCTGGTGAACGATGTCGACGCCGAGGCGATCGCCGAGGCGGCGCTCGAGGAAGGAGCCTCCGGGCATCGTCTCTTCCTCCACATCGGCGTCGGCATCGGCGCCGCGGTCACGCTCGACGGGGAGCCGGCACCGGGTCCTCGCGATCGCGCCGGTGAGATCGGGCACGTGCAGGTGGTGTTCGGCGACGAAGCTCGGCCGTGCCGGTGCGGACGGCACGGCTGCCTGGAGTCGGCCTCGTCGATGACGGCCATGCTCGGGGAGGCGTTCGACGACGCGCTGGACGCGGCGAGCATCCGGGCTCTTGCCGACGCCGCGGACCCCGCCCTGTTCGACGACGCGGCGCGAGCGCTCGCACGCACGATCAAGCTCATCGCCGCGGTGCTCGACGCCGCCGAGGTCGTGATCGGCGGGCCGGTGCGCGCGCTGGGTGAACCGTTCCTGGAGCGGGTGCGTGCCGGTGTCGCCTACTCTGCGACGGGCACGGCCGATGTTCCGGTGCGGTACGCCGCCGCCGATGGTGCCCTTTCCCTCGGGGTCGCGCAGATCGCCCTCACCGCCGCGCTCGGGGTGCGCTGGAACCCGCAGCAGCTGCGCTCGGCATCCGCGCTTTCCTGA
- a CDS encoding carbohydrate ABC transporter permease: MTVTETALVTTRGPGARAPQIGRKRRYTEDQVSLPRVILRTVAGLLVLAVFVLPYLVMFFGSVKTKPQIRSVDPTYFPTEWHWENYISMWSTPETPLPYNLVSTIVISVFATLLVLAVSLPAAYYTARFRFPGRMVFLFLVIVTQMLQPAVLTSGLFRQFTTLGMGDTWAAMIFINAAFNLSFAVWIMHSFFAGIPKEVDEAAQIDGAGRFTVLFKINLPLVWPGIVTAIVFTFVACWNEFAASLVILSTDKNQPLSVALTKFVGQYETSWQYVFGVSIVAILPVVILFMLIEKRLVGGLTAGSVK; this comes from the coding sequence ATGACCGTCACCGAGACCGCCCTCGTCACCACCCGCGGCCCCGGGGCGCGCGCCCCGCAGATCGGCCGCAAGCGCCGCTACACCGAGGACCAGGTGTCGCTGCCCCGCGTCATCCTCCGGACCGTCGCAGGCTTGCTCGTGCTGGCGGTCTTCGTGCTGCCGTACCTCGTGATGTTCTTCGGCTCGGTGAAGACCAAGCCGCAGATCCGGTCGGTGGACCCGACCTATTTCCCCACGGAGTGGCACTGGGAGAACTACATCTCGATGTGGTCGACGCCCGAGACGCCGCTGCCGTACAACCTCGTCTCCACGATCGTCATCTCCGTCTTCGCGACGCTGCTCGTGCTCGCGGTGTCGCTGCCCGCGGCGTATTACACGGCGCGCTTCCGGTTCCCCGGGCGCATGGTGTTCCTGTTCCTGGTGATCGTGACGCAGATGCTGCAGCCGGCAGTGCTCACCTCCGGCCTGTTCCGCCAGTTCACGACCCTCGGCATGGGCGACACGTGGGCGGCGATGATCTTCATCAACGCCGCGTTCAACCTGTCGTTCGCCGTATGGATCATGCACTCGTTCTTCGCCGGCATCCCCAAGGAGGTCGACGAGGCCGCGCAGATCGACGGCGCCGGACGCTTCACGGTGCTGTTCAAGATCAACCTGCCGCTCGTGTGGCCGGGGATCGTCACGGCCATCGTGTTCACGTTCGTCGCGTGCTGGAACGAGTTCGCCGCATCGCTCGTCATCCTGTCCACCGACAAGAACCAGCCGCTCTCCGTGGCGCTCACGAAGTTCGTCGGCCAGTACGAGACGAGCTGGCAGTACGTGTTCGGGGTCTCGATCGTCGCGATCCTGCCCGTGGTGATCCTCTTCATGCTCATCGAGAAGCGCCTCGTCGGCGGCCTCACCGCCGGCAGCGTGAAGTAG
- a CDS encoding carbohydrate ABC transporter permease has protein sequence MSQTTQSSNLAGAASSRPRTSAPSGAARGRPGMKDLLQALPWIAPALVLIIGVVLFPAGVMFYNSTRKISLSGLDKGSVGFDNFATVFGFSEFWPIFFRTIVWVLVVVAFTVVISLALAQILNKAFPGRQIVRMAVIIPWAASVVMTTMVFYYSLEPYFGIVNKFLYDVGLSGDPVGYGWTKNPTTAFIWSIVIAIFVSLPFTTYTILAGLQTVPSDSIEAAKMDGAGAARTYWTIVLPQLRSALAVAVLINIINVFNSLPILKVMTGSIPGYGADTIMTMIFKYIELQKKVDVASALSVVAFLIVIVIVAVYVKAVKPMKEV, from the coding sequence ATGAGCCAGACGACACAGTCCTCGAACCTCGCGGGGGCGGCGAGCAGCCGCCCCCGCACCTCGGCGCCGTCGGGAGCAGCGCGCGGTCGCCCCGGCATGAAGGACCTCCTTCAGGCGCTGCCGTGGATCGCACCGGCTCTGGTGCTCATCATCGGCGTCGTGCTCTTCCCCGCCGGAGTGATGTTCTACAACTCCACGCGCAAGATCTCGCTCTCGGGACTCGACAAGGGCTCTGTCGGCTTCGACAACTTCGCCACCGTGTTCGGGTTCTCCGAGTTCTGGCCCATCTTCTTCCGCACGATCGTGTGGGTCCTCGTGGTGGTGGCGTTCACGGTGGTGATCTCGCTGGCACTCGCGCAGATCCTCAACAAGGCGTTCCCGGGACGTCAGATCGTGCGCATGGCCGTCATCATCCCGTGGGCGGCATCCGTCGTCATGACGACCATGGTGTTCTACTACAGCCTCGAGCCGTACTTCGGCATCGTGAACAAGTTCCTCTACGACGTCGGCCTCTCCGGTGATCCCGTCGGCTACGGCTGGACCAAGAACCCCACCACGGCGTTCATCTGGTCGATCGTCATCGCGATCTTCGTGTCGCTCCCCTTCACGACCTACACGATCCTCGCCGGACTGCAGACCGTGCCGTCCGACTCGATCGAGGCCGCGAAGATGGACGGCGCCGGAGCCGCCCGCACCTACTGGACGATCGTGCTGCCGCAGCTGCGCAGCGCGCTGGCCGTGGCGGTGCTGATCAACATCATCAACGTGTTCAACTCGCTGCCGATCCTCAAGGTCATGACCGGGTCGATCCCCGGGTACGGCGCCGACACGATCATGACGATGATCTTCAAGTACATCGAGCTGCAGAAGAAGGTCGACGTGGCCAGCGCCCTGTCGGTCGTCGCCTTCCTCATCGTGATCGTGATCGTGGCCGTCTACGTCAAGGCCGTCAAGCCGATGAAGGAGGTCTGA
- a CDS encoding extracellular solute-binding protein — translation MKKSLRFGTAAVAAVATLSLASCGFGGGSGGDGGSGDGSGTTLNMLVPSYSDQTKGLWEDVIAGFEKENPDITVKLEVQSWDNLEKVISTKIQAGDAPDIYNGGPFAGFVGDDLLYPVEEVVSEDTYADFQDAFLANAEVDGTAYALPLIASARALFVNNTLLQQAGVEAPTTWDELLDAATKVSALGGGVAGYGMPLGSEEAQAEAAVWLWGGGGSFGDASEITIDTPENLAGAEQIKKMIDAGATQADPGSTNRSPLMDIFVQGKIGMQVGLPPTVGQIEEGNPELDYSVVPIPTKDGSPFTLGVMDQLMAFKNDGDKADAITKFFDYYYSADVYVPWVQAEGFLPVTKSGAEQLGSDEKLKPFLDVLPDAQFYPSTNPKWSAADGAFKSLFGQLQSQPAADVLKQIQAQVDAG, via the coding sequence ATGAAGAAGTCACTGCGATTCGGCACCGCGGCCGTAGCAGCGGTCGCCACTCTCTCGCTCGCGTCGTGCGGTTTCGGCGGCGGCAGCGGAGGAGACGGCGGCAGCGGCGACGGAAGCGGCACCACGCTGAACATGCTCGTCCCCAGCTATTCCGACCAGACCAAGGGCCTCTGGGAGGACGTGATCGCCGGGTTCGAGAAGGAGAACCCCGACATCACGGTCAAGCTCGAAGTGCAGTCGTGGGACAACCTCGAGAAGGTCATCTCGACCAAGATCCAGGCGGGCGACGCTCCCGACATCTACAACGGCGGCCCGTTCGCGGGCTTCGTCGGCGACGACCTGCTCTACCCGGTCGAGGAGGTCGTGTCGGAGGACACCTACGCCGACTTCCAGGACGCCTTCCTCGCGAACGCCGAGGTCGACGGCACCGCGTACGCGCTCCCCCTCATCGCGTCGGCGCGTGCGCTGTTCGTCAACAACACGCTGCTGCAGCAGGCCGGCGTCGAGGCGCCGACCACCTGGGACGAGCTGCTGGATGCCGCCACCAAGGTCTCCGCCCTCGGCGGCGGCGTCGCCGGTTACGGCATGCCGCTCGGATCCGAAGAGGCGCAGGCCGAAGCCGCCGTGTGGCTCTGGGGCGGAGGCGGCTCGTTCGGCGATGCCTCGGAGATCACGATCGACACCCCCGAGAACCTGGCGGGTGCCGAGCAGATCAAGAAGATGATCGACGCGGGCGCCACACAGGCCGACCCCGGTTCGACCAACCGCTCGCCGCTCATGGACATCTTCGTGCAGGGCAAGATCGGCATGCAGGTGGGACTGCCGCCGACCGTCGGACAGATCGAAGAGGGCAACCCCGAGCTCGACTACTCGGTCGTGCCGATCCCGACCAAGGACGGATCGCCGTTCACCCTCGGCGTCATGGACCAGCTCATGGCGTTCAAGAACGACGGCGACAAGGCCGATGCGATCACCAAGTTCTTCGACTACTACTACTCGGCCGACGTGTACGTGCCGTGGGTGCAGGCCGAGGGCTTCCTGCCTGTGACGAAGTCGGGCGCGGAACAGCTCGGCAGCGACGAGAAGCTGAAGCCGTTCCTCGACGTGCTCCCCGACGCGCAGTTCTATCCGTCGACGAACCCGAAGTGGTCGGCCGCCGACGGCGCGTTCAAGTCCCTGTTCGGTCAGCTCCAGTCGCAGCCCGCCGCCGATGTGCTGAAGCAGATCCAGGCGCAGGTCGACGCGGGCTGA
- a CDS encoding SIS domain-containing protein, with amino-acid sequence MTDVQPGVHMRTELTSQPETWAKAADLREAQAQLPASGARIAVVGCGTSWFIAQSYAARRESAGFGETDAYAASEAFIDRGYDAVVALTRSGTTTEVLELVDRIKGRVPTIGVIGDPTSPLVSMVDEAVLLPFADEKSVVQTRFATTALALFRASLGEDLTGAIADAEAVLAATDDDGLRDAEQYTFIGRGWTIGLAHEAALKLRESSQSWTESYPSMDYRHGPIAIAAPGRVTWQFGEAPEGLAAQVEATGARFVQHPIDPMADLVRLHRVALDRAVSRGLDPDQPRNLTRSVILDA; translated from the coding sequence ATGACCGACGTCCAGCCTGGCGTGCACATGCGCACCGAACTCACCTCCCAGCCCGAGACCTGGGCGAAGGCCGCCGACCTGCGCGAAGCGCAGGCGCAGCTTCCGGCCTCGGGCGCCCGTATCGCCGTCGTCGGCTGCGGCACCTCGTGGTTCATCGCCCAGTCCTATGCCGCACGCCGCGAGAGCGCCGGGTTCGGCGAGACGGATGCGTACGCGGCATCCGAGGCCTTCATCGACCGCGGCTACGACGCCGTCGTCGCCCTCACCCGATCGGGGACCACCACCGAGGTGCTCGAACTCGTCGACCGCATCAAGGGGCGCGTCCCCACGATCGGAGTGATCGGCGACCCGACGTCTCCGCTCGTCTCGATGGTCGACGAGGCCGTGCTGCTGCCGTTCGCCGACGAGAAGTCGGTCGTGCAGACGCGGTTCGCGACCACGGCGCTCGCGCTGTTCCGCGCCTCGCTCGGCGAAGACCTCACCGGCGCCATCGCAGACGCGGAGGCCGTGCTCGCCGCAACCGACGACGACGGGCTGCGCGATGCCGAGCAGTACACCTTCATCGGCCGCGGCTGGACGATCGGTCTCGCTCACGAAGCGGCGCTCAAGCTGCGCGAGTCGTCGCAGTCGTGGACCGAGTCGTACCCGTCGATGGACTACCGGCACGGCCCGATCGCGATCGCGGCTCCCGGCCGCGTGACCTGGCAGTTCGGCGAGGCGCCCGAAGGCCTCGCCGCGCAGGTCGAGGCGACGGGAGCGCGCTTCGTGCAGCATCCGATCGACCCGATGGCCGACCTCGTGCGCCTCCATCGCGTCGCCCTCGACCGGGCCGTGTCGCGCGGCCTCGACCCCGACCAGCCGCGCAACCTCACGCGTTCCGTCATCCTTGATGCATGA